The following proteins come from a genomic window of Flavobacteriaceae bacterium MAR_2010_188:
- a CDS encoding dGTPase, whose product MNWEDLLSLKRFGDTNKRLRKEQDETRLGFEVDYDRIIFSSEFRSLQDKTQVIPLSQTDFVHTRLTHSLEVSVVGRSLGRQVGQRILEKYPHLENIHGYKSNDFGAIVAAASLAHDIGNPPFGHSGEKAIGDYFKSVNGKIFKDELTEKEFEDLCSFEGNANGFKILTENRPGVEGGLRLSYATLGTFMKYPKESLPVKPTSHVADKKYGFFQSEKNAFIDVAQELGLVNDDEDDTQKFYRHPLTFLVEAADDICYTIIDFEDGINLGLIDEEFALEYLINLVRNSINTKKYNELSTTKDRVSYLRALSINTLINEAVEIFMQNESRILDGSFSTSLLQNSKYSAQINDIIKVSVENIYQSEEVVYKEIAGYEVLQGLLDIYLTAFQNYTNNKTTNYDKLILNLYNKKINLTENALYRNVLNICTYISRLSDSNALFTYKKLKGNTI is encoded by the coding sequence ATGAACTGGGAAGATTTACTTTCATTAAAACGCTTTGGAGACACCAACAAACGGCTTCGTAAGGAGCAGGATGAAACGCGTCTTGGCTTTGAGGTAGATTATGACAGGATTATCTTCTCTTCGGAGTTTAGAAGTTTACAAGACAAGACCCAGGTTATTCCCCTTTCCCAAACGGATTTTGTACACACTCGCCTTACCCATAGTTTAGAAGTTAGTGTTGTAGGAAGATCGCTAGGAAGACAAGTTGGGCAAAGGATTCTTGAAAAATATCCACATTTAGAAAATATTCACGGTTATAAGTCAAATGACTTTGGCGCCATTGTAGCCGCCGCTTCTTTAGCCCATGATATCGGAAACCCACCCTTTGGCCATTCCGGAGAAAAGGCAATTGGTGATTATTTTAAATCAGTTAATGGAAAGATTTTCAAAGACGAACTAACCGAAAAGGAATTTGAGGATTTGTGTTCTTTTGAGGGAAACGCAAATGGCTTTAAAATCTTGACCGAAAATAGACCAGGTGTAGAAGGCGGATTGCGTTTAAGCTACGCCACTTTGGGAACATTTATGAAATATCCTAAAGAATCACTTCCTGTTAAACCTACCTCACACGTTGCAGATAAGAAATATGGTTTTTTTCAATCTGAAAAAAATGCCTTTATCGATGTAGCCCAAGAACTTGGGTTGGTGAATGATGATGAGGACGATACTCAAAAATTTTATAGACACCCACTTACGTTTCTAGTTGAAGCCGCCGACGATATCTGTTATACCATCATCGATTTTGAAGATGGAATCAATCTAGGGCTAATTGATGAAGAGTTTGCGCTAGAATACTTGATCAATCTCGTAAGAAACTCCATAAACACAAAAAAATACAATGAGCTTTCAACCACTAAGGATAGGGTCAGCTATTTAAGGGCACTTTCCATAAACACGCTCATAAATGAAGCTGTAGAAATTTTTATGCAGAATGAAAGTCGGATTTTGGACGGTTCATTTTCTACATCATTACTTCAGAACAGCAAATACAGCGCTCAAATAAATGATATCATTAAAGTGAGTGTTGAGAATATATACCAGTCAGAAGAAGTAGTATATAAAGAGATTGCAGGCTATGAAGTTTTGCAAGGTCTATTAGACATCTACCTTACTGCATTTCAAAATTATACTAATAATAAAACCACTAATTACGACAAGCTAATATTAAACCTATATAACAAAAAAATAAACTTAACCGAAAATGCGCTATACCGAAATGTCTTGAACATATGCACCTACATCTCAAGGCTGTCGGATAGTAATGCATTATTCACCTATAAAAAACTAAAAGGAAATACCATATAA